The genomic stretch CTCAGAGTGAAGTGAAGCCATTGCTATTCGGTGTAAATAAGAGAGTACAGAATTCGATGGCTATTGACAATGCCAAGCAAAATggtctatttatactattacatatattacaaatatatatcaccaattacatcacaccaattatatcaccaattattcaatcaccaattatatcacaccaatcatattatattacctatttatcattttaccataataatagtataggtgaataaatatatatgaataattaatagattaataaattaataaaatatgaataattaatagattaataaattaataaaataataaataaataaaatatgtgattttaccaaaataccactaactttgggcgggaaagtttgggaggaggatattgtttttatatatagatagatttaatgtttactaaattGAATTGATCTATGTTTATTCAGAAgatcaaatttgaaacaaaatcaatagtcaatgaattatttatggtcaaattaaaaggtGATGATATAAAATTGGTGAAGGTCATCAATAGTCCAGGACCATTTATGTTTCAATTGTTGAAGGTTAgatataaaaatttgtaaatatgatattaatttaatacataCTGTTACAATTCAACAAAGCTCCCCACTTAATAGCTAGCCTTTAAATGCCTAGTTCGTTAGTCGCATAATATAGTACGTAATAATGAGTTTgggaaaaaagtaataatgagttatttccACTTAATAGCCTCACGAGTACTAGGGGACCATTTTTACCTTTGGTATTCGATTTAGTCTAAcgatttttatatatttgttatatttaatctataattattaaattttttagatttagtctcacatatttttaaatcattgcACATTTCGTCCATTCAACCCCAATTTTAATTGTATcggtgataaaaaaaaaattcatgcaaATCAATTATCTTAAgagtaaaattattttttttctaatacttttttcttgaactttttttattttcaaatttcccCCCAAATCAcattcttcctcttctttttttttttttttccataactaactaaaattataaactattatattttatcaACTTTGTAAGTTAATATAGTgttaaattaatgatattatgattacggaatacaaatattatatacaaactttaataattttaaaatctaagtttaaaaaactaaaattatattacaaatttaaatttacaaatattgaacattttgtacaaaaatacaaattatttaattagaagGGATATTAGTTGTTAATTATGGGATTAGAAAATCACccgatcaaatttaaaaattgtaataattgagAACTAAATATTGCAAAGATTAAAAAGTTGTGGaaccaaatataaaaattttaatattcggGAACCAAATGTgataaagatttaaaaattatgggATCAAGTTGACTCAATTTTAATAGTCGAGAACCAAATATAACaggaatttaaaaattatgggATCAAatctataaattttaataatcagAACAAATATGAAAATGTCTCATGCATCCACGTTAGTtgggaccaaaaatagaaatacTCCATCCTTAAGAGGGTCCCACATTTAGGCACCATATTAACTTTTTGTACGTACATcttgtttaatttgtatataatcTAATAGAGATTAACTACAAAGTCCGAACCCAAATCTATCTATTTCATCAAAGATCACATAAAACAAACTACAAAGAATCTCCAAGCTAAGCCGCTGCCGAGATCAACCAGCCTTTCCGCCGCCGATATGGACTGTGGCAAGATCCTCCGGGTTACAGATTACGCCCATTATCTTGTATGCACCCTTTTGTTCTTTGGTGCTTTCTCATTCATTCTCATCATCTCAACTAACCCTAACCATTCCATGAatcccctctctctctttcatgGGCAAAACCCTCCATGCCTACCTTCACAACCCACCACTGTAAGCCCACGTTACCTTTCTCCTTTTCGATAGCGATTTTTATCTCTCAATTGTctgcaaattaaagtaaattcTTTTTGTAGTGACTTTTTCGTTTTGAAATagtgaatgaaaaaaaatactaaagatgaattTGTTGCTCATGCTGATTTAGTAGTCCATTAGGTGAGAGGACTAATGTCTAGTGTCCACACGTCACAAGAGGGTGAAATTCTAACTGAATTCTGCCTCCTTGTTCATAACCTGACCACTCATAACCAACTTAGATACTCTTGTGGataaaaagtgtcattttctctGATCATGTTCTTGgcctttattatattatatccgAGTTTAGTGAAGAATGATGACGTTTTggtatttgattatatatatacttataggAAAAGCATAGACTGAAGATGTATAGAGATAAGCTTGAGGAGGCGTTAGCCGGAGCGTCGATGGAGAATAATAAGACGGTGATAATCGCGGTGGTGAATAAAGCGTACGTGGACGGCGACAAGTCGATGTTGGATATGTTCTTGGACGGGTTTTGGGTAGGGGAAGGTACAAGGGAGTTGGTGAAACACTTGCTGATCGTCGCCGTCGACCAAACGTCGTACGAGCGTTGCACGTTTTTGGGGCTTCATTGCTACAAGCTCGGAACGGACGACGTCGATTTCGCCGGAGAGAAGGTGTTTATGTCGCCGGACTTCCTAGATATGATGTGGAGAAGAACTCAATTCTTGGGTGACGTTCTTAAACTCGGTTACTCCTTTATATTTACGGTATGTTTGGTTTTGTTATTACTATTAGAATGCATAATTATGAGAATTTATGACTTTAATTACTATTGGGAATGGGGAGTCCAGATTTTTCCAGTTTCAAAAGGTGTAGTAAATGGGCTTTGGTCCTTGTGTGATTTACTTGTTGGTTTAAGATAGAGCTCATGATACATGACAATGGGTCTTATATTTTATAAGTAGCCAAAAGTCTCCCTCTTcgaaataaatacaatattcGACCTGCCAGCATGCACGAAACGTGGAACCCATACACGGGCTCAAGCGGGGGCCCATTTGGGTTTGACCACGTGCCCTAATATGTTCTTGAAGATCGATGTGGTATGCCCTTGCTGAAACTAGGTTGGTAGGTCAGCCCCGACATGATTAGGACAGGGTATGACGGCTACATACTAGAGTTCCTACACATACTGTACTCCGGTGGTGCTCAGTAAGATAAACGGTCAGTAGTCCCTTCGCGGGATTGGTAATGGTTGGTCCGGACTCGTGTCCCGTGATGGGACCGTAGTACCGTACCCGACCACCGCCAACACACGCGTACCGTGAGATAATCCCCATCAGCATGCAATAAAAGTATTTCTAATTTTCACACTCTACTTGTTATTCTTAGTTCTGATTATCGTTCAATCCGAGTGTAATTCAAATAATTGTATTGATCTACCTTCAACCGAGTAAAAATATACTTTGATAGTCCACCCACTCACACGTAAAATTAAACTAACCATATTCCCGCAGGACACTGATGTTATATGGCTAAGAAATCCATTCCCCAGACTACGTGACCTAAACGAAACCCTAGATCTTCAGATCAGTACAGATAACTTCAACGGCGATGACCGATCAGAATCAAATCCGATCAACACCGGCTTCTATATGGTCCGATCCAACAACCGAACCATCGCGCTGTTCAATTCCTGGTACGGATTGAAAAACTCGTCGAATGGGAAGAAAGAGCAAGACGTGTTGAACGAGTTAATTAGCCAAGGCGTGATCGCAAAGCTAGGGCTCAAAGTGAAATTCCTCAACACTAAATTCTTCAGCGGATTTTGCCAGGATAGTGGGGACGTTAAGTCCGTCGTGACGGTGCACGCCAACTGTTGCAGGACTATAACCGCCAAGCTAGCTGATTTGACGGCGGTGATTCACGACTGGCAGAGGTTTAAAAGCTTCTCCGGCGATGCGAACCAAACGGCGGCGTTTCATTGGTCGCCGCACGATCGCTGCATGGATTCATGGAATCACTGATGCATGTGTTataatatgtgtgtataaatgTTTCGTAGATTGATTTTTCGACCTAATTAAAGATTAAaaggagaaaaattaattaggatatGTACGCCTTTAATTGAATATGTAGTTTTTATTGTGTTAAGACTATGATTCTGAATTACGAAGTATAacttaaaagtaatttttttttttttgcgtagtGTTATCCAGTCTTTAGAtacataagacacatacacatgttatatatttacttatttgtgttcatagacacAGAATCTcttaacacaaaaacacaaaaagttacaacacaaaacacatacacatgaacCATGATCCATTGTACAGTGCAGTGTGATCCCCGAATcaatggtataatgattgatcAAATAGTAAAAGTATTATTTAGATTAGTAAATTGTTAATAATTCAAGTACAATTAGTTGAGATTTGTTATAGATGAGTTCGTGAAGCTTTGTAGGGCTTAGTCCAAAAAGTAGGGAGTAACAAATGTGACATTTCTTATCGATGTTTTCTGGAAATTGACAGCATTTGTATGGGGATTATGCATGTGCACTGAAATTTAGACATTGTCCGACTGCCAAAAAATTTGTGACCACctaaaaaaatttgtcaaaatttttaactacCAAAATGGAAATAAATTAAGGTTTCTActaatgcaaatatgcaataatatttttttttccatattttgaataatttaaAGTATACTACTTTTCTAGATATGTGTGACAATTATActcaaatttttaaatgttgGCAATTGAGTACAAAATCTTGATGTATTTTGCGACAATAAAGCTCACCCCAATTCATGCATGCAAATTAAAGCCACCCCAATTCATGGAAAAGCTAAGTTATATATTGAATACTCCGTATTATCATACGGAGTATTACATAAACCTGTGATCTTTTCTCATATTTTGTTTGTATTTCCAAGATAAAGGGCTAATAGGGTTTTGAATTTTGGAATTGGAGCTATACTGAAACTATGGGTATTATTTCCCCTCTTTTTCTTTGTGTTTTAATTGTAGGATTCGTTTGTAATTGTTAATTGTACTCACATTTCGTCTCTAAGTGATATTTGCCGTTGTACTTTTTGTtcatttactaacaaaacattagagACGAAATTCACAATGTTAGTATAGTTTAAAGACGAGAAGtgagcacaaaaagttaataaaagaatgaaaagtgcaacgtcaatgataGCTTAGCGCGAAAAGTGAGTACAACCAATAATTATGGATGAATTCTACCTTCACCctataacttaaggacgaaaattgtacctttcaaaaaaaaataaaaggacgaaaattgaaatttttccTATATTATAGAAAGAGATAATTTCATGAATTGTCTcttgactattgacatttaccaatttttatcatCGACTTTACAATTAAATTTCCATTTAATCGAGttcataaactttttttttgactAAATTTAATCTTACAATTAAATTTCCATTTaatcataactactttctcaatctattaactttttttttgactAAATTTAATCTTACAATTAAATTTCCATTTaatcataactactttctcaacctattaaagcacaagagtcagtattgcctccactgaggctcgaacccatcacctcccgtataaaaggaagtatttgatgccactggaccacaaggtctttggcacgtGAACATTGAGTTCATCATTATTTGGAACGTGAAGAACCAAATGTTTACATTATTgcctttaattaaatttaatgtttaataaattaatccgatgtttatttgaaaaattaaatttggaataaatcaatagtcaataaattatttatggtcaaattgaaagtctGATGATATAAAATTGGTGAAGGTCAATAGTCAATAACCATTTATGATTTAATTGAAGGtcagaaataaaaatttgtaaatatgatATTAATTTCATACATACTGTTACAATTCAACAAAGCTCCCCACTTAATAACCTTTAAATGCCTAGTTCGTTAGTCGCATAATATAGTACGTAATAATGAGTTTgggaaaaaagtaataatgagttatttccACTTAATAGCCTCACGAGTAccagtggcggatccagaaaaaGTTCTTAGTGGGGGCGAAACATAATAGttgtagtttaaaaaataatcacttaaaagaaatatagtcataaatattgttggatgtaatcgaaaaataaaacacaataaaactttataaaaatattaataacaatatatgaaacataattaatttgataaaataattcaaatagaaaacacattataaattaaatcacttaaaaaaaatatagtcataaatattggtggatatagacaaaaaataaaacacactaaaactttataaaaatattaataacaatatatgaaacataattaatttgataaaataattcaaatagaaaacacattataaattaaatcacttaaaaaaaatatagtcataaatattggtggatatagacaaaaaataaaacacactaaaactttataaaaatattaataacaatatatgaaacataattaatttgacaaaataattcaaatcaaaaatacattataaattacacatctcattattatatatataaagagaatgaaaaaagctttgaagaaatgaatatatacaaatctcattattatatatatagggaatgaaaaaagctttaaagaaatgaatatatacaaagcttttgaagaaatgaatatatacaaatctcattattatatatatagggaatgaaaaaagctttaaagaaatgaatatatacaaaGCTTCAAAAGGGAATGGGAAAATGTTGAAGAACAAATATAATCATACTTGTTGCGTGCAAAATTTGAACCCTCGACCTTCACCATGCAAGGGCGCGCACCAAACATCTCTGCCAACTAATGTATTGTTTATTATTTCTGttttttatatacttatatctaaatatgtactatacatacacatatatatacaagggctgtatagggggtgggggtggggtgagtgggggcagctgcctcCACTGCCCCCATGTTGGATCCGCCTCTGACGTGTACTCGGGGACCATTTTTACATTTGGTATTcgattattaaaattttcagatttAGTCTAAcaacttttaaatatttgtcacatttaatctataattattaaaacttCTAGATTTTCGAgtactataattattaaaacttCTAGATTTAGTcccacaaattttaaattattgctATATATTCAACCCAGATTTTAGTTGTATCggtgataaaaaaaattcatgcaaGTGAATTATCTTAAGGGCAAAATCATTCTTTTTCTAATACTTTTTCCTTGaactttttccttttctaatTTCCTCCCAAATCAcattcttccttcttctttttttcctaatggaactaattaaatttataaactattatattttatcaactttatAAGTTAATATGgtgttaatttaatattatattttatcaactttatAAGTTAATATGGTgttaaattaatgatattataattaccaaatacaattattatatacaaactttaataattttaaaatctaactttaaaaaattaaaattatattacagatttaaatttacaaatattgaacattttgtacaaaaatacaaattatttaattagaagGGATATTAGTTGTTAATTATGTGATTAGAGAATCAccctacaaaatttgaaattttaatagttaggGACTAAATGTTACAAGGATTAAAAAGTTGTGGGaccaaattaaatttagaaattttaatattcGAGGATCAAATGTGACAAGGATTTAAAAGTTGTGTAACTAAAATTGACTCAATTTTAACAGTCAAAAactaaatatggtaataatttaaaaatcgtgagataaaatttaaaaattttaataatcgGAAACCAAATATGGAAATTGTTTCATACAAGTTGGaccaaaaattgaaataaatccTTAAGGTCCCACATTTCGTTGCACCACATTAACTTTTTGTATATCTTTTAGAGggtcaaatatattttatacccTATTTGTATAATCTAATAGAGATCAGATTAACTAcaattctaaaaattataatacaaagtCCCAACCAAAATCTATTTGATCAACAAAGAATCTCCCAGCCGCCGCCGAGATCAACCACCCTTTCCGCCGCCGTCTAACGCCGCCGATATGGACTGTGGCAAGATCCTCAGGTTTTCAGATTACGCCCATTATCTTGTATGCACCCTTTTGTTCTTTGGTGCCTTCTACATTCTCATCATCTCAACTAACCCTAACCAGTCCATGAATCCCCTCTCTCTCTTCAATGAGCAAAACCCTCCATGCATAACTTCACCGCCCACCACGGTAAGCCCTAATGACTTTTATCTCTCAATTGGCTGCAAAGTAaatgtttttttgtagtgatttTATCGTTTTGAAATAGTGaatgaaaaaaatactaaagacgAATCTGTTGCCCATAAAAAAGAAATCTTTCACCTCAGACATTACATTCTGGCCTGATAGAATCGTAGATGGGTAAATCACGTTGATTTGGTAGACCAGATCATCAGTGGGAGAACTAATGTCTAGCTAGTGCCCACAAAGAGTACCTCACAAGAGGGTGAAGCTCCGACTTTGCTAAGACTGAATTCTGCTTCATTGTTCACAATCTGACTACCCATAACCAATTTAGATATTTGTGTGGGCAAAAAGTGTCATGTAGATATTCGTGTGGgcaaaaagtgtcattttctctGATTtcctgattatatatatatacttataggAAAAGCATAGATTGAAGATGTATAGAGATAAGCTTGAGGAGGCGTTAGCCGGAGCGTCGACGGAGAATAAGACAGTGATAATCGCGGTGGTGAACAAAGCGTACGTGGACGGCGACAAGTCGATGTTGGATCTGTTCTTGGACGGGTTCTGGGTAGGGGAAGGTACAAGGGCGTTGGTGAAACACTTGTTGATCGTCGCCGTCGACCAAACGTCGTACGAGCGTTGCGCGTTTTTGGGGCTTCATTGCTACAAGCTCAGAACGGACGGGGTCGATTTCGCAGGAGAGGAGGTGTTTATGTCGCCGGACTTCATAAAGATGATGTGGAGAAGAACTCAATTCTTGGGTGACGTTCTTAAACTCGGTTACTCCTTTATATTTACGGtatgtttaatttggttttgTTATTACTTGTAGAATGCATAATTATGAGAATTTATGACTTTAATTACTAGCATCTTGGGGATGGGGAGTCCAGATTTTTTCCGTTTCAAAAAATGTAGTAAATAAGGGGCTGACTACAAGGCTTTGGTCCTTGTGTGATCTGCTTGTTGGTGAGGCAGAGGTTCCCGAGCTTGTCCTTAGGTTCTAGAAGTAGTCAAAAGTCCCTCTCTCCTTGGGCATGTTTCGATTCCGGGCTTGCGACATG from Ipomoea triloba cultivar NCNSP0323 chromosome 12, ASM357664v1 encodes the following:
- the LOC116000259 gene encoding uncharacterized protein At1g28695-like isoform X2, producing MDCGKILRVTDYAHYLEKHRLKMYRDKLEEALAGASMENNKTVIIAVVNKAYVDGDKSMLDMFLDGFWVGEGTRELVKHLLIVAVDQTSYERCTFLGLHCYKLGTDDVDFAGEKVFMSPDFLDMMWRRTQFLGDVLKLGYSFIFTDTDVIWLRNPFPRLRDLNETLDLQISTDNFNGDDRSESNPINTGFYMVRSNNRTIALFNSWYGLKNSSNGKKEQDVLNELISQGVIAKLGLKVKFLNTKFFSGFCQDSGDVKSVVTVHANCCRTITAKLADLTAVIHDWQRFKSFSGDANQTAAFHWSPHDRCMDSWNH
- the LOC116000259 gene encoding uncharacterized protein At1g28695-like isoform X1; protein product: MDCGKILRVTDYAHYLVCTLLFFGAFSFILIISTNPNHSMNPLSLFHGQNPPCLPSQPTTEKHRLKMYRDKLEEALAGASMENNKTVIIAVVNKAYVDGDKSMLDMFLDGFWVGEGTRELVKHLLIVAVDQTSYERCTFLGLHCYKLGTDDVDFAGEKVFMSPDFLDMMWRRTQFLGDVLKLGYSFIFTDTDVIWLRNPFPRLRDLNETLDLQISTDNFNGDDRSESNPINTGFYMVRSNNRTIALFNSWYGLKNSSNGKKEQDVLNELISQGVIAKLGLKVKFLNTKFFSGFCQDSGDVKSVVTVHANCCRTITAKLADLTAVIHDWQRFKSFSGDANQTAAFHWSPHDRCMDSWNH
- the LOC115999586 gene encoding uncharacterized protein At1g28695-like, which gives rise to MDCGKILRFSDYAHYLVCTLLFFGAFYILIISTNPNQSMNPLSLFNEQNPPCITSPPTTEKHRLKMYRDKLEEALAGASTENKTVIIAVVNKAYVDGDKSMLDLFLDGFWVGEGTRALVKHLLIVAVDQTSYERCAFLGLHCYKLRTDGVDFAGEEVFMSPDFIKMMWRRTQFLGDVLKLGYSFIFTDTDVLWLRNPFPRLSDLNETLDLQISTDLFNGDDWPELNPINTGFYMVRSNNRTISLFNSWYGLKNSSNGKKEQDVLNELISQGALAELGLKVKFLDTQFFSGFCQDSTDVKSVVTVHANCCKTITAKLADLMAVIHDWQRFKSFSGDANQTAVFHWSPHDRCTDSWKH